In one Trichlorobacter lovleyi SZ genomic region, the following are encoded:
- the amrB gene encoding AmmeMemoRadiSam system protein B has protein sequence MIRQAAVAGQFYPGSQSALIRELQILLPAVKTRKKAIGVISPHAGYLYSGSAAGQLLAGIELPRTVLILGPNHHGTGALAAVSPDDGWQTPLGVVPIEKRLAGLIQQHVPRVEQDSSAHRHEHSLEVQVPFLQYLRPDLNIVPLCLAFGDYAGCELLGNGLAAAIRDFGEEVLILASSDMTHYESVATARRKDSLALERILAFDAQGLVEVCRTERITMCGVIPAAVMLVAAKALGATAAELVAYTNSGQVTGDEREVVAYAAVAVY, from the coding sequence ATGATCAGGCAAGCGGCAGTGGCAGGACAGTTTTACCCCGGCAGTCAGTCGGCGCTTATCCGCGAATTGCAGATTCTGCTGCCGGCGGTCAAGACCAGAAAGAAGGCCATCGGCGTCATCTCACCCCATGCCGGTTATCTCTACTCCGGTAGCGCAGCCGGGCAGCTACTGGCCGGTATAGAGTTGCCCCGCACTGTACTTATTCTTGGCCCCAATCATCATGGTACCGGTGCACTTGCAGCAGTATCGCCGGATGATGGCTGGCAGACACCGCTGGGGGTTGTACCGATCGAGAAACGCCTGGCAGGCTTGATCCAGCAGCATGTCCCCCGGGTAGAGCAAGACAGTAGCGCCCACCGCCATGAACATTCCCTTGAAGTACAGGTTCCTTTTCTGCAGTACCTTCGTCCTGATTTGAATATAGTGCCACTCTGTCTGGCCTTTGGCGATTATGCCGGTTGTGAGCTGCTGGGTAACGGCCTGGCTGCGGCCATCCGTGACTTTGGAGAAGAGGTGCTGATCCTGGCCAGCTCGGACATGACTCACTACGAATCGGTCGCAACTGCCAGGCGCAAGGACAGTCTGGCCCTGGAACGGATCCTGGCCTTTGATGCACAAGGTTTGGTGGAGGTCTGCCGCACAGAGCGGATCACCATGTGCGGCGTGATTCCGGCGGCAGTCATGCTGGTGGCTGCCAAGGCCTTGGGGGCAACTGCTGCGGAGCTGGTGGCCTATACCAACAGCGGTCAGGTCACCGGTGATGAGCGCGAGGTGGTAGCCTACGCGGCGGTGGCGGTTTATTAG
- a CDS encoding class I SAM-dependent methyltransferase: MKRILLPHLICPTCLPKEYPLQPSITKELDGEIETGLLTCPRCRQDFPVQDGIANLVSNPDSATSGGQWRYEDQEMTARYLWSQYGDLLGEQTGEDGEIGWGGLLAQSGAAAFEAGCAVGRLTFEMANRFGFSVGCDLSSSFIKTARRLARNRELSFSLPLEGNLTEAFNLQLPVSWQTGNVEFIVADALRLPFAANSFDQVVSLNLLDRVSYPLAHLYEMNRVSANQNSSFLFADPFSWSTSAAPEERWLGGTSQGPYSGRGLDNVRALLEGKNRVLIPAWKISWSGSRTWRMRTHRNHYEVISSDYLIAAR, from the coding sequence ATGAAACGGATACTGCTGCCACACCTGATCTGCCCGACCTGTCTGCCCAAGGAATATCCCTTGCAGCCGAGCATCACCAAAGAGCTTGACGGCGAGATAGAAACCGGCCTCTTGACCTGTCCTCGTTGCAGGCAAGACTTTCCGGTTCAGGACGGTATCGCCAACCTGGTGTCCAATCCGGACAGCGCCACAAGCGGCGGTCAGTGGCGTTATGAAGATCAGGAAATGACTGCCCGCTACCTCTGGAGCCAGTACGGGGATCTGTTGGGTGAACAGACCGGGGAAGACGGGGAGATTGGTTGGGGCGGATTACTGGCGCAGAGCGGTGCTGCAGCCTTTGAGGCAGGCTGCGCAGTAGGCAGGCTTACCTTTGAGATGGCGAATCGATTCGGGTTCAGTGTCGGCTGCGATCTGTCCAGCAGCTTTATCAAGACCGCCCGCCGCCTGGCACGCAACCGTGAACTCAGCTTTTCACTCCCGCTGGAAGGCAACCTGACTGAGGCTTTTAACCTGCAACTGCCCGTCAGCTGGCAGACCGGCAACGTGGAATTCATTGTAGCTGATGCCCTGCGCCTGCCCTTTGCTGCCAACAGCTTTGATCAGGTAGTCTCGCTGAACCTGCTGGATCGGGTCAGTTACCCCCTGGCACATCTGTATGAGATGAACCGGGTGTCCGCTAATCAGAACAGCTCCTTCCTTTTTGCCGATCCGTTTTCCTGGTCCACCAGTGCCGCACCGGAAGAACGCTGGCTGGGTGGCACCAGCCAGGGCCCCTACTCCGGCCGCGGTCTGGATAATGTCCGCGCCCTGCTGGAGGGAAAGAACAGGGTGTTGATACCGGCCTGGAAGATCAGCTGGTCCGGATCACGTACCTGGCGGATGCGCACCCACCGTAACCACTATGAAGTGATCAGCAGTGATTATCTGATTGCAGCACGATAA
- the acnB gene encoding bifunctional aconitate hydratase 2/2-methylisocitrate dehydratase yields the protein MIEAYLAHEAERAAQGIPALPLSPEQTTELCKLLEAPPAGKEAFLLNLLKERVSPGVDPAAKVKAEFLAGILNGSKKSPLVSKVDAVRILGTMMGGYNVGPLVEALKDAELADEAACALSGMTLVYDGFDQVVALSSSNAAAKKVLTSWANAEWFTNKPGVPETIKVKVFKVEGEINTDDFSPAGDAWSRPDIPLHALAMGKTRFPNRLKDIADWRAAGNQVAFVGDVVGTGSSRKSACNSVLWHMGQDIPCVPNKKTAGVIIGGVIAPIFFNTAQDSGALPIKADVTKMNDGDVITINTAKGEITNEAGEVISTFKLAPNTIADEFRAGGRIPLIIGRAVTEKARKALGMGETDVFTLPVNPVPKADQGYSLAQKMVGKACGVAGILPGTACEPKMTTVGSQDTTGPMTADELKELACLKFLSPMFMQSFCHTAAYPKPADVKMHKTLPAFIAERGGVALKPGDGVIHSWLNRLLLPDTVGTGGDSHTRFPIGISFPAGSGLVAFAGAMGFMPLDMPESVLVRFKGTFNPGITLRDAVNAIPYWAIKQGLLTVPKKNKVNIFNGRILEMEGLPELTVEQGFELTDAAAERSAAAGCIQLSKESVATYLRSNVALMKKMIADGYQDPQTLQNRIDAVNEWLKNPQLLEADKNAEYAAVIEIDLAEITEPILACPNDPDDVKLLSEVAGTPIQDVFIGSCMTNIGHFRAAAEIWKGEKFNPNVRTWITPPTRMDSDLLKDEAVFSIYSAFGARIEIAGCSLCMGNQARVPDGVNMFSTSTRNFDDRIGNGAKVFLGSAELGAVAAKMGKLPTPAEFLAIYNEKVAPNKEKIYRYLQFDEMEGYK from the coding sequence ATGATCGAAGCATATCTGGCCCATGAAGCCGAGCGTGCAGCCCAGGGTATTCCTGCCCTGCCGCTGTCCCCTGAGCAGACCACTGAGCTGTGCAAGCTGCTGGAAGCCCCCCCTGCAGGCAAGGAAGCATTCCTGCTGAACCTGCTGAAAGAGCGTGTTTCCCCGGGTGTTGACCCTGCAGCCAAGGTTAAGGCCGAGTTTCTGGCCGGCATCCTGAATGGCAGCAAGAAGTCTCCGCTGGTTTCCAAGGTTGATGCAGTCCGTATTCTGGGCACCATGATGGGTGGCTACAACGTTGGTCCGCTGGTTGAGGCCCTGAAGGATGCCGAGCTGGCTGATGAAGCTGCCTGCGCTCTGTCAGGCATGACCCTGGTGTATGACGGGTTTGATCAGGTTGTTGCCCTGTCTTCTTCCAATGCCGCTGCCAAAAAGGTTCTGACCTCCTGGGCAAATGCCGAATGGTTCACCAACAAGCCGGGCGTACCTGAAACCATCAAGGTAAAGGTATTCAAGGTTGAAGGCGAAATCAACACCGACGACTTCTCACCTGCCGGTGACGCCTGGAGCCGTCCTGATATCCCGCTGCATGCACTGGCAATGGGTAAGACCCGTTTCCCGAACCGTCTGAAGGATATTGCTGACTGGCGTGCTGCCGGTAATCAGGTCGCCTTTGTGGGCGATGTTGTCGGTACCGGTTCTTCCCGTAAGTCCGCCTGTAACTCGGTGCTGTGGCACATGGGCCAGGATATCCCCTGCGTCCCCAACAAGAAGACTGCCGGTGTGATCATCGGCGGCGTTATCGCCCCGATCTTCTTCAACACTGCCCAGGATTCCGGCGCACTGCCGATCAAGGCTGACGTAACCAAGATGAACGACGGTGACGTAATCACCATCAACACCGCCAAGGGTGAAATTACCAATGAGGCCGGTGAAGTTATCTCCACCTTCAAGCTTGCTCCCAACACCATTGCCGACGAGTTCCGCGCTGGCGGCCGGATTCCGCTGATCATCGGCCGCGCTGTAACCGAGAAGGCCCGCAAGGCGCTGGGCATGGGCGAGACCGATGTCTTCACCCTGCCGGTCAACCCGGTTCCCAAGGCTGATCAAGGCTACTCACTGGCCCAGAAGATGGTTGGCAAGGCTTGTGGCGTTGCCGGCATCCTGCCTGGCACTGCCTGTGAGCCGAAGATGACCACGGTTGGTTCACAGGACACCACCGGTCCTATGACCGCTGACGAACTGAAGGAACTGGCCTGCCTCAAATTCCTGTCCCCGATGTTCATGCAGTCCTTCTGCCACACCGCTGCCTATCCGAAGCCGGCTGACGTCAAGATGCACAAGACCCTGCCTGCCTTCATCGCAGAGCGTGGCGGTGTTGCCCTGAAGCCTGGCGACGGCGTTATCCACTCCTGGCTGAACCGTCTGCTGCTGCCTGACACCGTCGGAACCGGTGGCGACTCACACACCCGTTTCCCGATCGGCATCTCCTTCCCGGCCGGTTCCGGTCTGGTGGCCTTCGCCGGCGCCATGGGCTTTATGCCGCTGGATATGCCTGAGTCCGTACTGGTTCGTTTCAAGGGTACGTTCAACCCCGGTATCACCCTGCGTGACGCCGTGAACGCCATCCCTTACTGGGCTATCAAGCAGGGACTGCTGACCGTGCCCAAGAAGAACAAGGTCAATATCTTCAACGGCCGCATTCTGGAGATGGAAGGTCTGCCAGAGCTGACCGTTGAGCAGGGCTTTGAGCTGACTGATGCTGCTGCCGAGCGTTCTGCTGCTGCCGGTTGTATCCAGCTTTCCAAAGAGTCAGTTGCCACCTACCTCCGCTCCAACGTGGCTCTGATGAAGAAGATGATCGCCGATGGCTATCAGGATCCCCAGACCCTGCAGAACCGGATCGACGCCGTCAACGAGTGGCTGAAGAATCCGCAACTGCTTGAGGCTGACAAGAATGCCGAGTACGCCGCTGTGATCGAGATCGACCTGGCCGAGATCACCGAGCCGATCCTGGCCTGCCCCAATGACCCGGATGATGTCAAGCTGTTGTCCGAAGTTGCCGGTACCCCGATTCAGGATGTGTTCATCGGTTCCTGTATGACTAACATCGGTCACTTCCGTGCTGCAGCCGAGATCTGGAAGGGCGAGAAGTTCAACCCCAATGTCCGCACCTGGATCACTCCTCCGACCCGTATGGATAGCGATCTGCTGAAGGACGAGGCTGTTTTCTCCATCTACAGCGCTTTTGGTGCACGGATCGAGATCGCAGGCTGCTCACTCTGCATGGGTAACCAGGCCCGGGTACCGGATGGCGTAAACATGTTCTCCACCTCCACCCGTAACTTCGACGACCGGATCGGTAATGGCGCCAAGGTATTCCTGGGCTCCGCCGAACTGGGTGCCGTAGCGGCCAAGATGGGCAAACTGCCTACACCGGCCGAATTCTTGGCCATCTACAATGAGAAGGTTGCTCCTAACAAGGAGAAGATCTATCGTTACCTGCAGTTCGATGAGATGGAAGGCTACAAGTAG
- a CDS encoding integration host factor subunit alpha, translating into MTKADIVERIHQKIGLSKKESAEMVEMVFGIMKNTLESGEKIKIAGFGNFVVKQKADRRGRNPQTGDAITISARRILTFKPSQVLKSGINDEE; encoded by the coding sequence ATGACAAAAGCAGATATTGTTGAACGCATTCATCAGAAGATCGGTCTCTCCAAGAAGGAGTCTGCCGAAATGGTGGAGATGGTTTTCGGTATCATGAAAAATACTCTGGAATCCGGCGAGAAAATCAAGATTGCCGGTTTTGGTAATTTTGTTGTCAAGCAGAAGGCGGACCGTCGTGGCCGTAACCCCCAGACCGGAGATGCAATCACCATCTCTGCACGCCGTATCCTTACCTTTAAACCCAGCCAGGTTTTAAAAAGCGGCATCAACGACGAAGAATAA
- a CDS encoding MerR family transcriptional regulator, giving the protein MQPVIPDKTYFKIGEVARLADIKTSVLRYWETEFPFLNPEKSSAGQRLYTRQDIEMVQQIKQLLYQEKYTIEGVRKKFSPRKTASTRQVAPADPSHDLQTILRIVRQELRAIRAVL; this is encoded by the coding sequence ATGCAGCCAGTAATTCCGGACAAAACCTACTTTAAGATCGGTGAAGTTGCTCGTCTTGCCGATATCAAGACATCGGTACTCAGATACTGGGAAACCGAGTTTCCTTTTCTGAACCCTGAGAAAAGCTCTGCCGGGCAGCGTCTCTATACCCGGCAGGACATTGAGATGGTGCAACAGATCAAACAACTGCTCTATCAGGAAAAGTATACCATTGAAGGTGTTCGTAAGAAGTTTTCCCCGCGCAAAACCGCTTCAACCAGGCAGGTAGCTCCTGCAGATCCATCTCATGATCTGCAGACTATACTCAGAATAGTCCGACAGGAATTACGTGCTATTCGCGCCGTACTCTGA
- a CDS encoding PAS domain-containing sensor histidine kinase: MNEINQEPDSWFAPAGRVSHEALLQETAKVANSKLISALLNAMPDFLLVLNEQRQIVAVNQRLLMTFGVADPESLLGLRPGEAVGCTHAYEGPDGCGTAKHCAVCGAVLAIMACQNSGLPQQGECQLMLDKDGCTALDLDVLATPVTIEGELFTVLALRDISSEKRRHVMERVFFHDILNSAGGIRGLAALLQEGTTPAAEDEYKGWMVNLADNLIEEINHQRRLLDAERGAYKPHFETVDLSELLHDVQRLYEHHERVPDRKLELELPIDCTLITDRPLLRRIVGNMVLNALEASKRGDTVTIRAYCSNGLVQIHVTNSGEMTLDVQLQLFKRSFSTKEKQGRGLGTYSMKLFGERYLGGKVDFSCSGGMTTFSIELPLTPET, from the coding sequence ATGAATGAAATAAATCAAGAACCGGATAGCTGGTTTGCACCTGCAGGCAGAGTCTCTCATGAAGCCTTGTTACAGGAAACCGCTAAGGTTGCCAATAGCAAGCTGATTTCAGCACTTTTGAATGCCATGCCAGATTTTCTGCTGGTGCTTAATGAACAACGCCAGATTGTGGCGGTAAACCAACGCTTGCTGATGACATTCGGGGTTGCTGATCCGGAATCGTTGCTGGGGTTGCGTCCGGGTGAGGCGGTTGGCTGTACCCATGCCTACGAAGGTCCGGATGGTTGCGGCACAGCAAAACATTGTGCCGTGTGTGGTGCCGTGCTTGCCATCATGGCCTGTCAGAACAGCGGTCTACCACAACAGGGCGAGTGCCAGTTGATGCTTGATAAGGATGGCTGTACAGCACTTGATCTGGATGTACTGGCTACTCCTGTGACCATTGAGGGAGAACTGTTTACGGTACTGGCCCTGCGCGATATCAGCTCTGAAAAACGCCGCCATGTCATGGAGCGGGTCTTTTTTCATGATATACTCAACAGTGCCGGTGGGATACGTGGGTTGGCCGCACTGCTGCAGGAAGGAACCACGCCGGCTGCTGAAGATGAATATAAAGGCTGGATGGTCAATCTTGCTGACAATCTGATTGAAGAAATCAATCATCAACGCCGGCTGTTGGATGCTGAGCGGGGAGCGTACAAACCACATTTTGAAACGGTGGACCTGTCGGAGCTCTTGCATGATGTCCAGCGCCTTTATGAACATCATGAGCGGGTACCGGACCGGAAACTGGAGCTTGAACTGCCGATTGACTGCACCTTGATAACTGATCGTCCCTTGCTGCGCCGGATTGTCGGCAATATGGTGCTGAATGCGCTGGAAGCCAGTAAACGTGGAGATACAGTAACCATTAGGGCGTATTGCTCCAATGGTCTGGTTCAGATCCATGTGACAAATTCTGGTGAGATGACCTTAGACGTCCAGCTGCAACTCTTTAAACGTTCTTTCAGTACCAAGGAAAAACAGGGAAGGGGGTTGGGTACCTACAGTATGAAGTTGTTTGGTGAGCGTTACCTGGGGGGGAAGGTTGATTTCAGCTGTTCAGGCGGTATGACCACCTTCTCCATTGAATTGCCGTTAACACCAGAGACCTAA
- a CDS encoding methyl-accepting chemotaxis protein has product MRSTEDRVDMFVEKYQALAFIVSEMHTQGIQTEQAIRNVILNPSDEKAMANYKKANEEFLESHKSASKLAKDLSRYEQNLAKLPALWQENAAVKEEIIALARSGNQASAIEMLAKQETPKWREIKAQIVDLQKGMKKDMAAFRKEMDKKNENNLIVTVAILGVAIVLINIILLVFWKLMQNSLDTMVLRLKDIASGEGDLTQRLEVQGKDELAQAAHWLNEFIEKLNRTLVSISTTTTTLASATYELNNTADQMATSAEEVSAQALTVATASEEMAATSNDIASNCHAAAESAQYAANTTEKGFAVVKHTVDGIRQRGEKTKLNAQDISSLGERSDQIGAIVATIEDIADQTNLLALNAAIEAARAGEMGRGFAVVADEVRALAERTTRATKEIGEMIKAIQQETREAIVSMEEGVRGTEKGAAEAAQLESALQEILDQVNSVTMQISQIATAAEEQTATTSEITDNIHKISEVIEGTSKGAMDTAAASDSLSHLGDELKRLMGQFKLA; this is encoded by the coding sequence ATGCGCTCAACTGAAGATCGTGTTGATATGTTTGTTGAAAAATATCAGGCTCTTGCTTTTATTGTCAGTGAAATGCACACCCAGGGTATCCAGACCGAACAGGCCATCCGTAATGTTATCCTGAACCCGTCTGATGAAAAGGCGATGGCCAACTACAAAAAGGCCAATGAAGAGTTCCTTGAGTCACATAAATCAGCCTCCAAATTGGCAAAAGATCTGAGCCGGTACGAACAGAACCTGGCGAAGCTTCCTGCGCTCTGGCAGGAAAATGCCGCAGTCAAGGAAGAGATTATCGCACTGGCCCGTTCCGGTAATCAGGCATCTGCCATAGAAATGCTGGCCAAGCAGGAAACCCCCAAATGGCGTGAGATTAAAGCCCAGATTGTGGATCTGCAAAAGGGCATGAAAAAAGATATGGCTGCCTTCAGAAAAGAGATGGACAAGAAGAACGAGAATAATCTGATCGTAACGGTTGCCATCCTGGGGGTGGCAATTGTGCTGATCAACATCATCCTGCTGGTTTTCTGGAAGCTGATGCAAAACTCCCTTGATACCATGGTGCTGCGTCTGAAGGATATTGCATCAGGTGAGGGAGATCTGACCCAGCGCTTGGAGGTGCAGGGCAAAGATGAGCTGGCCCAGGCGGCTCACTGGTTGAACGAGTTTATCGAGAAGCTGAATCGTACTCTGGTGAGTATCTCCACCACCACCACCACACTTGCTTCAGCTACCTATGAACTGAATAATACCGCCGATCAGATGGCCACCAGTGCGGAAGAGGTCTCGGCCCAGGCCCTGACCGTGGCCACGGCCAGTGAAGAGATGGCAGCCACCAGCAATGACATTGCCAGTAACTGTCATGCCGCTGCCGAAAGTGCGCAATATGCTGCCAATACCACTGAAAAAGGGTTTGCGGTGGTTAAGCATACCGTTGATGGTATCAGGCAGCGGGGAGAAAAGACCAAACTTAACGCCCAGGACATTTCATCCCTGGGCGAACGTTCCGACCAGATTGGTGCCATTGTGGCCACCATTGAGGATATTGCCGACCAGACCAACCTGCTGGCCCTGAATGCCGCCATTGAAGCGGCCCGGGCCGGTGAAATGGGACGTGGCTTTGCCGTGGTTGCCGATGAGGTCCGTGCCCTGGCTGAACGGACCACCCGTGCCACCAAAGAGATCGGCGAGATGATCAAGGCGATTCAGCAGGAGACCAGGGAGGCGATTGTTTCCATGGAGGAGGGGGTACGGGGCACAGAAAAGGGTGCAGCCGAGGCGGCCCAGCTGGAATCCGCCCTGCAGGAAATTCTGGATCAGGTCAATTCCGTAACCATGCAGATCAGTCAGATTGCCACGGCAGCCGAAGAACAGACCGCCACCACCAGCGAGATTACTGACAACATCCACAAGATCTCGGAGGTAATTGAGGGTACTTCCAAAGGAGCTATGGATACTGCAGCGGCATCGGACAGTCTGTCGCATCTAGGAGATGAACTGAAGCGCCTGATGGGGCAGTTCAAGCTGGCCTGA
- a CDS encoding PAS domain S-box protein, translating to MSRYRLSIKLKLLLAILPILAALGFLTTIFVSSYIQHSFQHDLEKQQLTLVSLMAQKLDDQFAAYQKTIISFSKSIPRHALNNPQQLEQYIDSRQGVLEFFDNNVVVFSPQGVLLAETAKRPSRTGTDFSFRDYIIQTRKNWLPVISKPFRSQLNHRPPVVMFTAPVLDKDGTPLAIVGGSINLLRPNLLGRLATTRIGSNGYFYLSDLDRTMIMHPDQNRLMKPVAAPGVNRLYDRALAGFEGAGETSNSEGVAMLTAFKRLSTVNWIMAVQVPVKEAYAAVNTARRLAWISTGCALLVLAILTIAAASHLLAPLQLLTTRVSQVDQDSEYQPIKIASNDEISELATAFNSLMYQLQARERDLRSSRELFQFIADFSHDWIFWRIPGGAMLYISPAAEEITGYSVDELMSEPTLTYTMIHPEDRGLWDQHLCQTEKSPDNQTIEYRIITKSGQVRWLRHICVSIFDDNGALLGVRGSNRDITERKLALLTLKENEERFRLIAKTAHDAIIMTDLHHRISFWNPAAELLFGADSAAVIGLPLVTFLPGLVDAVHQSETNSERGLMLEISGRHQDGHLLMVELAYSQARLSGAPVTVVVARDITARKQTEEQLRYISLHDSLTGLYNRAAFEHHLSRFDKEGPFPLAVIMADLDGLKQVNDTQGHEAGDRLLQAAAELLSLSFRTNDIVARIGGDEFALLLPGIPEEMAKNKFNRLQRQIELFTELPENPQVALSCGMIQVTGPGQLLEAVKQADQLMYQQKKARKENLSLL from the coding sequence ATGTCACGCTACCGCCTCTCCATAAAGCTCAAGCTGCTGCTGGCGATCTTGCCGATCCTGGCAGCGCTTGGCTTTCTGACCACTATTTTTGTGTCGTCGTACATCCAGCATTCATTTCAGCATGATCTTGAAAAGCAGCAACTGACCCTTGTCTCGCTGATGGCACAAAAGCTGGATGACCAGTTTGCCGCCTACCAGAAAACCATCATCTCATTTTCAAAAAGCATCCCGCGTCATGCCTTGAACAATCCGCAACAGCTGGAACAGTACATTGACAGCCGGCAAGGTGTTCTGGAATTTTTTGATAACAATGTGGTGGTTTTCTCTCCTCAAGGGGTGTTGCTGGCTGAGACAGCCAAACGCCCAAGCCGCACAGGTACTGATTTTTCCTTCCGCGATTATATCATCCAGACCCGTAAAAACTGGCTGCCTGTCATCTCCAAGCCGTTTCGGAGCCAGCTCAATCACCGGCCACCGGTTGTGATGTTCACTGCGCCGGTGCTTGACAAGGATGGCACGCCCCTGGCGATTGTGGGGGGGAGCATCAACCTGCTGCGTCCCAATCTACTGGGCAGGCTGGCCACTACCAGGATCGGCAGCAACGGCTATTTTTATCTGAGCGATCTTGATCGCACCATGATCATGCATCCGGATCAGAATCGTCTGATGAAGCCGGTTGCTGCACCCGGGGTTAACAGGCTGTATGACAGGGCGCTGGCCGGTTTTGAAGGGGCAGGGGAGACCAGTAATAGCGAGGGCGTAGCAATGTTGACCGCATTCAAGCGCCTCAGCACGGTTAACTGGATCATGGCGGTCCAGGTGCCTGTTAAAGAGGCCTATGCCGCTGTCAACACTGCCCGACGTCTGGCATGGATCAGCACCGGCTGCGCCCTGCTTGTGCTTGCCATACTTACCATTGCAGCTGCCTCGCATCTGCTGGCGCCACTGCAGCTGCTGACGACCCGGGTGTCACAGGTTGACCAGGACAGCGAGTACCAGCCGATCAAGATTGCGTCCAATGATGAAATCAGCGAACTGGCCACGGCCTTTAACAGCCTGATGTATCAACTGCAAGCCCGCGAACGTGATCTGCGCAGTAGCCGGGAGTTGTTCCAGTTTATTGCAGACTTCTCCCATGATTGGATCTTCTGGCGAATACCGGGCGGGGCAATGCTGTATATCTCACCTGCTGCGGAGGAGATCACCGGATACTCGGTTGATGAGCTGATGTCCGAGCCTACCCTGACCTATACCATGATCCACCCGGAAGATCGCGGCCTCTGGGATCAGCATCTCTGTCAGACCGAAAAAAGTCCTGATAATCAGACTATTGAGTACCGGATCATCACCAAATCGGGTCAGGTGCGCTGGTTACGCCATATCTGTGTTTCAATCTTTGACGACAATGGCGCATTGCTGGGAGTACGGGGGAGTAACCGCGATATCACTGAACGCAAGCTTGCGCTGCTGACGTTGAAGGAGAACGAAGAACGCTTCCGCTTGATCGCCAAAACAGCCCACGATGCGATCATCATGACTGATCTCCATCATCGCATCAGCTTCTGGAATCCGGCAGCAGAACTGCTTTTCGGGGCCGACTCGGCCGCTGTTATCGGCCTGCCGCTGGTAACCTTCCTGCCCGGCCTGGTGGATGCGGTGCATCAGTCCGAGACGAATAGTGAGCGGGGGCTGATGCTTGAAATCAGCGGACGTCATCAGGATGGCCATCTGCTAATGGTGGAGCTGGCCTATTCGCAGGCCCGGCTTTCAGGTGCCCCGGTCACGGTGGTGGTTGCCCGTGATATTACGGCACGCAAACAGACAGAAGAACAACTGCGCTATATCAGCCTGCATGACAGTCTGACCGGACTCTATAACCGGGCCGCCTTTGAACACCACCTGTCCCGTTTTGACAAGGAAGGGCCGTTCCCGTTGGCAGTGATCATGGCTGACCTGGATGGTCTCAAGCAGGTCAATGACACCCAGGGACATGAGGCCGGTGACCGTTTGCTGCAGGCTGCAGCCGAACTGCTCTCACTCTCGTTTCGTACCAATGATATTGTTGCCCGGATCGGCGGAGATGAATTTGCCCTGCTGTTGCCGGGTATCCCGGAAGAGATGGCAAAGAACAAGTTTAACCGCCTGCAGCGGCAGATTGAACTGTTTACGGAATTACCTGAAAATCCGCAGGTTGCGCTATCCTGCGGCATGATCCAGGTCACCGGGCCGGGGCAACTGCTGGAGGCGGTGAAACAGGCCGATCAGCTGATGTATCAGCAGAAAAAGGCCCGTAAAGAAAATTTATCCCTGCTTTAA